The following are encoded in a window of Gramella sp. MT6 genomic DNA:
- a CDS encoding glycosyltransferase family 2 protein — translation MERNIEIKFALIICTYHRADSLKRLLDSVLDQSLYPDQILIIDGSKDLRTQYFFEENSFSKTEYLRVEDKDRGLTRQRNYGISKVDEDIEVVCFLDDDIVLKKKYFEQLIRTYKIFPNALAVGGKILDEAEWRRAGPDDKIKFDEFILDGFVRKLGSRNVLRKRLGLLPNQPPGFMPEFSHGFSTGFLPPSGKIYPVEFFMGGVSSYRKELFSRLEFSSYFEGYGLYEDMDFCLRASKIGQLYLNTAACCYHFHDEAGRPDQMKYGKMVVRNGHYVWKLKNPNPGLNDIIKWNLITFLLLVIRFKNDILDGEKEARKDAIGRLKYWISLAWNPTEPDKPKS, via the coding sequence ATGGAAAGGAATATTGAGATAAAATTTGCTTTGATAATTTGCACCTACCATAGAGCAGATTCTCTTAAGAGATTATTAGACTCTGTTCTAGATCAAAGTCTCTATCCAGATCAAATTCTAATTATTGATGGTTCTAAAGATCTTCGAACACAATACTTTTTTGAAGAAAACAGTTTTTCAAAAACAGAATATTTAAGGGTAGAAGATAAAGACCGCGGATTAACCAGGCAAAGGAATTATGGTATATCAAAAGTAGATGAGGACATTGAAGTAGTTTGTTTTCTAGATGATGATATTGTTTTAAAAAAGAAATATTTTGAACAATTAATTAGAACTTATAAGATTTTCCCCAATGCCTTAGCAGTAGGCGGTAAGATCTTGGATGAGGCTGAATGGAGAAGAGCAGGTCCTGATGATAAAATTAAATTTGATGAATTCATTCTAGATGGATTCGTACGTAAACTCGGAAGCCGAAATGTATTAAGGAAAAGGCTTGGATTATTACCTAACCAACCGCCAGGTTTTATGCCTGAATTCTCTCATGGTTTCTCTACGGGATTTTTGCCCCCTTCCGGTAAGATTTATCCGGTAGAATTCTTTATGGGAGGAGTTTCGTCATACCGAAAGGAATTATTTTCAAGATTGGAGTTCTCTTCTTATTTTGAGGGATATGGTTTATATGAGGATATGGATTTTTGTCTGCGTGCCTCAAAAATAGGTCAGTTATATTTGAATACTGCTGCCTGTTGTTACCATTTTCATGACGAAGCGGGTAGGCCTGACCAAATGAAATATGGAAAAATGGTAGTGAGAAATGGTCATTATGTTTGGAAATTAAAGAATCCAAATCCAGGATTAAATGACATAATAAAGTGGAATTTAATCACTTTCTTACTTCTGGTAATTCGATTTAAAAATGATATTTTAGATGGCGAGAAAGAAGCCAGAAAGGATGCTATTGGTAGATTGAAATACTGGATATCGCTGGCCTGGAATCCTACAGAACCTGATAAACCCAAATCTTGA
- a CDS encoding glycosyltransferase family A protein yields MIYLNHIKGKELISAEKGEEVIELTSVKLVEAFWELCAVYPDELIIWIDKSISMKISISLNTIFSHDLIMASYPVETQYLSETIGYIDQLPFINPDYSVRYPTWRMSTDIGAIKGKTALRFKGLFNGIKNFGYLLNSIAKTGQQNSLFCYCEPALVESRKSSQLKYVANISDTFRFVAQHYKKEWLYVLLFCYKCYQNKLPIRSFLSNLRNKSFFKENVDLSGILPETIGVRNDYSVDVIIPTMGRPELLKNVLVDLKAQKIKPSRVIVVEQDPDETAQSQLSYLKNQEWPFEITHQFIHRTGACHARNLALKSVKGDFIFFADDDIRFAPDLLEKSLNEIQRLKVNALNLNCLQPEGETIFHKIKQWGAFGSGTSIVKSKFALQCRFSENLEHGFGEDIDYGLKLRSKGCDIIYHPDIKIKHLKADIGGFRQIQNFQSIANNTGPKPSPTMMLLVKKYYSKEMLRGYKAALFLKYYRNQRITNPIKYFRSMRERWNISEEMASEILIANKENSKISHGKEY; encoded by the coding sequence TTGATCTACCTGAATCATATAAAAGGGAAAGAACTTATTTCAGCTGAAAAAGGGGAAGAGGTGATTGAGCTTACTTCTGTAAAGCTTGTAGAGGCATTTTGGGAACTGTGTGCTGTTTATCCCGATGAGCTCATCATTTGGATAGATAAGAGTATTTCCATGAAAATTTCGATTAGTTTAAATACCATTTTTAGCCATGATTTGATTATGGCTTCATATCCTGTAGAAACCCAATATTTATCTGAAACCATAGGGTACATAGATCAGTTGCCGTTTATTAATCCTGATTACTCAGTTAGATACCCTACCTGGAGAATGAGTACAGATATTGGTGCTATAAAAGGAAAAACAGCTTTGAGGTTTAAAGGCTTATTCAACGGAATTAAAAATTTCGGTTATTTGTTAAATTCAATAGCCAAGACAGGTCAACAGAATTCTCTTTTCTGTTATTGTGAACCAGCGCTGGTTGAAAGCCGAAAGTCAAGTCAATTAAAATATGTAGCCAATATCTCAGACACTTTCAGGTTTGTAGCACAGCATTATAAGAAAGAATGGTTATATGTGCTTTTATTTTGTTACAAGTGCTATCAAAATAAATTACCGATAAGATCATTTTTGAGCAATCTCAGGAATAAATCATTTTTTAAGGAAAACGTAGATCTTTCTGGAATTTTGCCAGAAACAATAGGTGTGCGCAATGATTATTCAGTAGATGTAATAATTCCCACGATGGGAAGGCCAGAACTTTTAAAGAATGTGCTTGTCGATCTTAAGGCCCAGAAAATTAAGCCCTCAAGGGTTATAGTGGTAGAACAGGATCCTGATGAAACCGCACAGAGCCAATTATCATATTTGAAAAATCAAGAATGGCCTTTCGAAATTACCCATCAATTTATTCATAGAACGGGAGCCTGTCATGCCCGGAACCTTGCTTTAAAATCGGTTAAAGGGGATTTTATTTTTTTTGCAGATGACGATATACGCTTCGCGCCAGACCTACTGGAAAAATCTCTGAATGAAATTCAAAGGCTTAAAGTGAATGCTTTAAACCTGAACTGCTTACAGCCAGAGGGAGAAACAATTTTTCATAAGATAAAACAATGGGGAGCCTTTGGATCTGGAACATCGATAGTTAAAAGTAAATTTGCGCTGCAGTGCCGGTTCTCAGAAAATCTGGAACATGGTTTTGGTGAAGACATTGATTATGGTTTAAAGTTGAGGTCTAAAGGTTGCGATATAATATATCATCCGGATATAAAGATCAAGCACCTAAAAGCAGATATTGGCGGATTCAGGCAAATTCAAAATTTCCAGTCCATTGCTAATAATACGGGCCCTAAACCCTCCCCAACCATGATGCTTCTGGTAAAGAAATACTATTCAAAAGAAATGCTTAGAGGATACAAAGCCGCCCTTTTCTTAAAGTATTATCGCAACCAGAGAATTACAAATCCGATTAAATATTTTCGGAGTATGCGGGAAAGATGGAATATAAGTGAAGAAATGGCTTCCGAAATTTTAATAGCAAATAAGGAAAATTCAAAAATATCTCATGGAAAGGAATATTGA